In one window of Gossypium hirsutum isolate 1008001.06 chromosome A01, Gossypium_hirsutum_v2.1, whole genome shotgun sequence DNA:
- the LOC107916908 gene encoding putative anthocyanidin reductase isoform X1, with protein sequence MEGYFSAPAEEKTEVAASPTCCVTGATGYIGSWLVKLLLERGYKVHATVRNPEKALHLLQLWNGGDRLRLFKADLLEEGSFDEAVKGCNGVFHVAASMEFDANTNENIESYVRSNIIDPAIKGTENLLKSCLKSKTVKRVVFTSSISTITAKDSNGNWRSVVDESCQTTIDHVLNAKASGWVYVLSKLLTEEAAFKFANENAIDLVSVITTTVAGPFLTTTIPSSIQVLLSPITGDPKYLSIVSAVNARMGSIALVHIEDICSAHIFLMEHDKAEGKYICCACSSPMYELINHLAQENPSLDIQRLEAGEKSTKLPEISSRKLKDLGFTYKNGIEDIIHQTITTCVDYGFLKI encoded by the exons ATGGAGGGTTATTTTAGTGCTCCGGCGGAGGAGAAGACGGAAGTGGCGGCGTCTCCTACGTGTTGCGTCACCGGCGCCACCGGTTACATCGGGTCATGGTTGGTGAAGCTTCTTCTTGAAAGAGGTTATAAAGTTCATGCCACAGTGAGAAATCCAG AAAAGGCTTTACATCTATTACAACTATGGAATGGAGGTGACCGACTGAGATTATTCAAAGCTGATTTGCTCGAAGAAGGGAGCTTTGATGAAGCTGTCAAGGGCTGCAACGGTGTATTTCATGTGGCAGCTTCAATGGAATTCGATGCCAATACAAACGAAAATATTG AATCATACGTTAGATCAAACATTATTGACCCTGCAATCAAAGGCACTGAAAACCTCCTCAAATCTTGCTTGAAATCCAAGACAGTGAAAAGGGTTGTTTTCACATCCTCCATAAGTACTATCACTGCCAAAGACAGCAATGGAAATTGGAGATCTGTTGTGGATGAATCTTGCCAGACCACAATTGATCATGTCTTGAATGCAAAAGCAAGTGGATGG GTTTATGTGCTCTCCAAGCTTTTGACTGAAGAAGCAGCATTCAAGTTTGCAAACGAGAATGCTATTGACCTTGTTTCAGTGATAACCACGACTGTAGCCGGTCCTTTCCTCACAACCACCATTCCCTCAAGCATTCAAGTGCTCTTGTCACCAATCACAG GTGATCCCAAGTACTTGTCAATAGTGTCTGCTGTAAACGCAAGAATGGGGTCGATAGCTTTAGTCCACATTGAAGATATATGCAGTGCCCACATTTTTCTAATGGAGCATGACAAAGCAGAAGGTAAATATATATGCTGTGCCTGCAGCTCTCCCATGTATGAACTGATTAATCACCTTGCTCAAGAGAATCCGAGCTTAGATATTCAGAG GTTGGAGGCTGGGGAAAAAAGTACAAAACTTCCAGAGATTTCTTCAAGGAAGTTAAAAGATTTAGGCTTCACTTACAAGAATGGAATAGAAGATATAATTCATCAAACAATCACCACATGTGTAGATTATGGGTTTCTGAAGATCTAG
- the LOC107916908 gene encoding putative anthocyanidin reductase isoform X2 — translation MEGYFSAPAEEKTEVAASPTCCVTGATGYIGSWLVKLLLERGYKVHATVRNPEKALHLLQLWNGGDRLRLFKADLLEEGSFDEAVKGCNGVFHVAASMEFDANTNENIESYVRSNIIDPAIKGTENLLKSCLKSKTVKRVVFTSSISTITAKDSNGNWRSVVDESCQTTIDHVLNAKASGWVYVLSKLLTEEAAFKFANENAIDLVSVITTTVAGPFLTTTIPSSIQVLLSPITGDPKYLSIVSAVNARMGSIALVHIEDICSAHIFLMEHDKAEGWRLGKKVQNFQRFLQGS, via the exons ATGGAGGGTTATTTTAGTGCTCCGGCGGAGGAGAAGACGGAAGTGGCGGCGTCTCCTACGTGTTGCGTCACCGGCGCCACCGGTTACATCGGGTCATGGTTGGTGAAGCTTCTTCTTGAAAGAGGTTATAAAGTTCATGCCACAGTGAGAAATCCAG AAAAGGCTTTACATCTATTACAACTATGGAATGGAGGTGACCGACTGAGATTATTCAAAGCTGATTTGCTCGAAGAAGGGAGCTTTGATGAAGCTGTCAAGGGCTGCAACGGTGTATTTCATGTGGCAGCTTCAATGGAATTCGATGCCAATACAAACGAAAATATTG AATCATACGTTAGATCAAACATTATTGACCCTGCAATCAAAGGCACTGAAAACCTCCTCAAATCTTGCTTGAAATCCAAGACAGTGAAAAGGGTTGTTTTCACATCCTCCATAAGTACTATCACTGCCAAAGACAGCAATGGAAATTGGAGATCTGTTGTGGATGAATCTTGCCAGACCACAATTGATCATGTCTTGAATGCAAAAGCAAGTGGATGG GTTTATGTGCTCTCCAAGCTTTTGACTGAAGAAGCAGCATTCAAGTTTGCAAACGAGAATGCTATTGACCTTGTTTCAGTGATAACCACGACTGTAGCCGGTCCTTTCCTCACAACCACCATTCCCTCAAGCATTCAAGTGCTCTTGTCACCAATCACAG GTGATCCCAAGTACTTGTCAATAGTGTCTGCTGTAAACGCAAGAATGGGGTCGATAGCTTTAGTCCACATTGAAGATATATGCAGTGCCCACATTTTTCTAATGGAGCATGACAAAGCAGAAG GTTGGAGGCTGGGGAAAAAAGTACAAAACTTCCAGAGATTTCTTCAAGGAAGTTAA